The following are encoded in a window of Solidesulfovibrio magneticus RS-1 genomic DNA:
- a CDS encoding CreA family protein — translation MLRTIRPLCLALLVLAAALPAWAEDIDCVTTEWKLLGANHKVCVSAFNDPDVPCVTCYMSQARTGGVSGAVGLAEDPSEFSLDCQQTCPVTLPEKFPKKKKVFSEGTSVLFKDTEVTRLYDDKRKALVYLAVSRRIVSGSPKNSISTVVPR, via the coding sequence ATGTTGCGCACCATCCGCCCGCTATGCCTGGCCCTCCTCGTCCTGGCCGCCGCCTTGCCGGCCTGGGCCGAGGACATCGACTGCGTCACCACCGAATGGAAGCTCCTTGGGGCCAACCACAAGGTCTGCGTCAGCGCCTTTAACGACCCCGACGTGCCCTGTGTCACCTGCTACATGAGCCAGGCCCGCACCGGCGGCGTGTCCGGGGCCGTGGGACTGGCCGAGGACCCCTCGGAATTCTCCCTGGACTGCCAGCAGACCTGCCCGGTGACGCTGCCCGAGAAGTTCCCCAAGAAAAAGAAGGTGTTCTCCGAAGGAACCTCGGTGCTGTTCAAGGACACCGAAGTGACGCGCCTTTATGACGACAAGCGCAAGGCCCTGGTCTATCTGGCCGTGAGCCGCCGCATCGTCTCGGGATCGCCGAAAAATTCCATTTCCACCGTCGTTCCCCGCTAG